From Rutidosis leptorrhynchoides isolate AG116_Rl617_1_P2 chromosome 3, CSIRO_AGI_Rlap_v1, whole genome shotgun sequence, a single genomic window includes:
- the LOC139899712 gene encoding protein transport protein Sec61 subunit gamma-like: MDALDSVFEPLREFSKDSYRLVKRCHKPDRKEFSKVAVRTAIGFVVMGFVGFFVKLIFIPINNIIVGSV, from the exons ATGGATGCTTTAGATTCAGTTTTTGAGCCATTGAGAGAGTTTTCAAAAGACAGTTATCGTCTAGTCAAGAGATGCCACAAACCTGATCGTAAAG AGTTCTCTAAGGTAGCTGTCCGTACGGCTATTGGATTTGTGGTGATGGGATTCGTAGGGTTCTTTGTTAAGCTCATCTTCATTCCTATCAACAACATTATTGTTGGATCTGTTTAG
- the LOC139899711 gene encoding large ribosomal subunit protein bL27c-like, producing MATAVSFNLIGAFKGLSFGSSSSSSFSKGEFGSVPTASKVSISLPVRTPFTIQNAHKKGAGSTKNGRDSKGQRLGVKIYGDQVAKPGAIIIRQRGTKVHPGKNVGIGKDHTIFSLIDGLVKFEKFGPDRKKVSVYPREVQPENPNSYRNRKRESFRLQRERRKARRELREGAVTEPLLVLASTTASEVAVENADC from the exons ATGGCGACAGCTGTTAGTTTCAATTTAATTGGAGCATTTAAAGGGCTCTCATTTGGTTCGAGTTCATCCTCTTCGTTCTCCAAAGGAGAATTTGGATCTGTTCCAACAGCTAGTAAGGTTTCAATTTCGTTACCAGTGAGAACACCGTTCACAATTCAAAATGCGCATAAAAAAGGAGCCGGAAGTACTAAAAACGGTCGTGATTCAAAAGGTCAGAGGCTCGGTGTGAAGATTTATGGTGATCAGGTAGCAAAACCTGGCGCAATCATCATTCGACAGCGTGGAACAAAG GTCCATCCGGGAAAGAATGTCGGGATTGGCAAAGATCACACCATTTTCTCTTTAATTGATGGATTGGTCAAATTTGAAAAGTTTGGACCTGATAGGAAGAAG GTAAGTGTTTACCCACGTGAAGTGCAGCCTGAAAACCCAAACAGTTATAGAAATAGGAAGAGAGAGTCATTCAGGTTACAGCGTGAACGCAGAAAAGCAAGAAGGGAGCTTAGGGAAGGGGCTGTTACTGAACCTCTGTTGGTGCTGGCTTCAACTACCGCCAGTGAAGTCGCCGTTGAAAACGCCGATTGCTGA